A genome region from Streptomyces pratensis includes the following:
- a CDS encoding beta-galactosidase, producing the protein MPHSESAPYPVGLHKLAFGGDYNPEQWPEEVWHEDVRLMREAGVTMVSVGIFSWALLEPEPGTYDFGWLDRLLDLLHVNGIRADLGTPTVTPPAWFYRAHPEALPVSRDGVRYAFGSRGAICHSSAPYRAAAAGITEQLARRYGSHPALAMWHVHNEYGVPVSACYCDSCGAHFRRWLTDRHGSAEAVNEAWGTAFWGQRYRTLDDIDPPRTTPTVGNPAQQLDYARFADATMRENFTAERDILHRLAPGIPVTTNFMTALSQCESVDYWAWGREVDIVSNDHYLITDGRRTHVNLAMAADLTRSVAGGAPWLLLEHSTSGVNWQPRNPAKRPGEMARNSLAHVARGSEGAMFFQWRQSRRGAEKFHSAMVPHAGTDSRIWREVSALGAGIGLLEGIRGTRTVADVAVLWDWQSWWAQGLEWRPSEEHDARERADTFYASLYDRHLTVDFAHPDADLSRYPLVVVPALYLATEETGRNLRRYVENGGTLVVSYFSGIVDTDDAVHPGAYPGALRDVLGLTVEEFAPLGVGGTVRLITPEGAPEGPELTGDLWSDVVIPRGAETVWSYADGIPAGRPAVTRNRLGEGTAWYISTRLSGPDLDAVLDRAATDAGIEPRTDLPYDVEVVRRTGESGTYLFAINHSDADAGVALDAPGTELLTGEPAVDKLAVPAGAVRVVRLDG; encoded by the coding sequence ATGCCGCACTCAGAATCCGCCCCCTACCCGGTCGGTCTGCACAAGCTGGCCTTCGGCGGCGACTACAACCCCGAGCAGTGGCCCGAAGAGGTCTGGCACGAGGACGTACGCCTGATGCGGGAGGCCGGCGTGACCATGGTCAGCGTCGGGATCTTCTCCTGGGCGCTGCTGGAACCGGAGCCGGGCACCTACGACTTCGGCTGGCTCGACCGCCTCCTGGACCTGCTGCACGTCAACGGCATCCGCGCCGACCTGGGCACCCCGACGGTCACCCCGCCGGCCTGGTTCTACCGCGCCCACCCCGAGGCCCTGCCCGTCAGCCGGGACGGGGTCCGCTACGCCTTCGGATCACGCGGCGCCATCTGCCACAGCTCCGCCCCCTACCGCGCGGCGGCCGCCGGCATCACCGAGCAGCTCGCCCGCCGCTACGGGAGCCACCCCGCCCTCGCGATGTGGCACGTCCACAACGAGTACGGCGTCCCCGTCAGCGCCTGCTACTGCGACAGCTGCGGTGCGCACTTCCGCCGCTGGCTCACCGACCGGCACGGCTCGGCCGAAGCGGTCAACGAGGCCTGGGGCACCGCCTTCTGGGGCCAGCGCTACCGGACGCTCGACGACATCGACCCGCCCCGCACCACCCCGACCGTCGGCAACCCGGCGCAGCAGCTGGACTACGCCCGCTTCGCCGACGCCACCATGCGGGAGAACTTCACCGCCGAACGCGACATCCTGCACCGGCTCGCCCCCGGCATCCCGGTCACCACCAACTTCATGACCGCACTCAGCCAGTGCGAATCCGTCGACTACTGGGCCTGGGGCCGCGAGGTCGACATCGTCTCCAACGACCACTACCTGATCACCGACGGCCGCCGCACCCACGTCAACCTCGCCATGGCCGCGGACCTCACCCGCTCGGTGGCCGGCGGCGCGCCCTGGCTGCTGCTGGAACACTCCACCAGCGGCGTCAACTGGCAGCCCCGCAACCCCGCCAAGCGCCCCGGCGAGATGGCCCGCAACAGCCTCGCCCACGTCGCCCGGGGCTCCGAGGGTGCGATGTTCTTCCAGTGGAGGCAGTCCCGGCGCGGCGCCGAGAAGTTCCACTCCGCGATGGTCCCGCACGCCGGCACCGACTCGCGGATCTGGCGCGAGGTGAGCGCGCTCGGCGCCGGGATCGGCCTGCTGGAAGGCATCCGGGGCACCCGGACCGTCGCCGACGTGGCGGTGCTGTGGGACTGGCAGTCCTGGTGGGCGCAGGGCCTGGAGTGGCGTCCGAGCGAGGAGCACGACGCCCGTGAGCGCGCCGACACCTTCTACGCCTCGCTCTACGACCGGCACCTCACAGTCGACTTCGCGCACCCCGACGCCGACCTCTCCCGCTACCCCCTGGTCGTCGTCCCCGCCCTCTACCTGGCCACCGAGGAGACCGGCCGCAACCTGCGGCGGTACGTCGAGAACGGCGGCACCCTCGTCGTCTCGTACTTCTCCGGCATCGTCGACACCGACGACGCGGTGCACCCCGGGGCCTACCCCGGCGCGCTCCGCGACGTACTCGGCCTGACGGTCGAGGAGTTCGCCCCGCTCGGTGTGGGCGGGACCGTCCGTCTGATCACCCCCGAGGGCGCCCCCGAGGGCCCGGAGCTGACCGGCGACCTCTGGTCGGACGTGGTGATCCCGCGCGGCGCGGAGACCGTCTGGTCGTACGCCGACGGCATCCCGGCCGGCCGGCCCGCAGTCACCCGCAACCGGCTCGGCGAGGGCACCGCCTGGTACATCTCCACCCGGCTCTCCGGCCCGGACCTGGACGCCGTCCTGGACCGTGCGGCCACCGACGCCGGTATCGAGCCCCGCACCGACCTGCCGTACGACGTCGAGGTGGTGCGCCGCACCGGTGAGAGCGGCACCTACCTGTTCGCCATCAACCACAGCGACGCCGACGCCGGAGTGGCGCTGGACGCCCCCGGCACCGAACTCCTCACCGGCGAGCCCGCCGTGGACAAGCTCGCCGTTCCGGCGGGCGCGGTCCGCGTCGTACGGCTCGACGGCTGA
- a CDS encoding extracellular solute-binding protein, with translation MKYRTVAVSTAAALAATALLSGCGSDDGGDEPAASGPASLTYWAWAPGLDKVADIWNKGPGKEAGITVTVKKQASGDDLVTKIITAAKAGKAPDLVQAEYQALPTLVSNDVLADISEEAGDAEGEFAAGVWQQATLGSDALYALPQDSGPLMFYYRKDLFEQYGLTVPTTWDEFAGTARALKKKAPDKDLTTFSSNDSGLFAGLAQQAGAKWWTTGGDKWKVAIDDPATQKVADFWGGLVKEGAIDNQPMYTPAWNKALNTGKQVAWVSAVWAPGTLTTAAPETKGKWAMAPLPQWTAGENVTGSWGGSSTAVTNDSKNKKAAATFAKWLNTDPAALAALVKEGGIYPAATAAQTGGALSKAPDYFSNQPGFYTEAAKIAQGTAPAAWGPNVNVAYSAFKDNFAAAAKNRSDFGAALTAMQDATVADLKKQGFGVSE, from the coding sequence ATGAAATACCGCACCGTCGCGGTGTCCACCGCCGCCGCTCTCGCCGCCACCGCCCTGCTCTCGGGGTGCGGCTCGGACGACGGCGGTGACGAGCCGGCCGCCTCGGGTCCGGCCTCGCTGACCTACTGGGCGTGGGCTCCCGGCCTGGACAAGGTCGCGGACATCTGGAACAAGGGCCCGGGCAAGGAAGCGGGCATCACCGTCACGGTGAAGAAGCAGGCCTCCGGCGACGACCTGGTCACCAAGATCATCACGGCGGCGAAGGCCGGCAAGGCGCCCGACCTCGTACAGGCCGAGTACCAGGCACTCCCCACCCTGGTCTCCAATGACGTCCTCGCCGACATATCCGAGGAGGCGGGCGACGCCGAGGGCGAGTTCGCCGCCGGTGTCTGGCAGCAGGCGACGCTGGGCTCGGACGCCCTGTACGCCCTGCCGCAGGACTCCGGCCCGCTGATGTTCTACTACCGCAAGGACCTCTTCGAGCAGTACGGCCTGACCGTGCCCACCACCTGGGACGAGTTCGCCGGGACCGCCCGCGCGCTGAAGAAGAAGGCGCCGGACAAGGACCTCACCACCTTCTCCTCGAACGACTCCGGCCTCTTCGCGGGCCTCGCCCAGCAGGCGGGCGCGAAGTGGTGGACCACCGGCGGTGACAAGTGGAAGGTCGCGATCGACGACCCGGCCACGCAGAAGGTCGCGGACTTCTGGGGCGGTCTGGTCAAGGAGGGCGCCATCGACAACCAGCCGATGTACACCCCCGCCTGGAACAAGGCGCTCAACACCGGCAAGCAGGTCGCCTGGGTCAGCGCCGTCTGGGCGCCCGGCACCCTGACCACCGCCGCGCCCGAGACGAAGGGCAAGTGGGCGATGGCCCCGCTCCCCCAGTGGACCGCCGGTGAGAACGTCACCGGCAGCTGGGGCGGCTCCTCCACCGCCGTCACCAACGACTCGAAGAACAAGAAGGCCGCGGCCACCTTCGCGAAGTGGCTGAACACGGACCCCGCGGCCCTCGCCGCGCTGGTGAAGGAGGGCGGGATCTACCCCGCCGCGACGGCGGCGCAGACCGGCGGCGCGCTCTCGAAGGCCCCGGACTACTTCTCGAACCAGCCCGGCTTCTACACCGAGGCCGCCAAGATCGCCCAGGGCACCGCGCCCGCCGCCTGGGGCCCGAACGTCAACGTCGCGTACAGCGCCTTCAAGGACAACTTCGCCGCGGCCGCCAAGAACAGGTCGGACTTCGGCGCCGCGCTGACCGCCATGCAGGACGCCACCGTCGCGGACCTGAAGAAGCAGGGCTTCGGGGTCTCGGAGTGA
- a CDS encoding carbohydrate ABC transporter permease, producing the protein MTRTPRRKAYGVKSAPYAFLVPATVLFLLFFALPIGYAVHLSFRRTEVEGLGLGKGAREEIWAGLSNYTDALTDPELLHGALRILGYGAIVVPVMLGLALLFALLLDTDGLRLRGFNRLAIFLPYAIPGVIAALMWGFLYLPDVSPFLYLLDATGLPQPDLLDGGPLYLSLANIAVWGGTGFNMIVIYTSLRAIPAEIFEAARLDGCSQLQIALRIKIPMVAPSLILTFFFSIIATLQVFSEPTTLKPLTNSLSTTWSPLMKVYQDAFVNNDIHAAAAQAVVIAVATLALSFGFLKAANSRTKQGDSR; encoded by the coding sequence GTGACACGTACACCCCGCAGGAAGGCATACGGGGTCAAGAGCGCCCCGTACGCCTTCCTGGTTCCCGCCACCGTCCTGTTCCTGCTCTTCTTCGCCCTGCCCATCGGCTACGCCGTCCACCTCAGCTTCCGCAGGACCGAGGTCGAGGGACTCGGCCTCGGCAAGGGCGCCCGCGAGGAGATCTGGGCCGGCCTCTCCAACTACACGGACGCGCTGACCGACCCGGAGCTGCTGCACGGAGCACTGCGCATCCTCGGTTACGGCGCGATCGTCGTCCCGGTGATGCTCGGCCTGGCCCTGCTGTTCGCCCTGCTGCTGGACACCGACGGGCTCCGGCTGCGCGGCTTCAACAGGCTGGCGATCTTCCTGCCGTACGCGATCCCGGGCGTCATCGCCGCCCTGATGTGGGGCTTCCTGTACCTGCCGGACGTCAGCCCCTTCCTGTACCTGCTCGACGCGACGGGGCTCCCGCAGCCCGATCTGCTGGACGGCGGACCGCTGTACCTCTCGCTGGCCAACATCGCGGTGTGGGGCGGCACCGGCTTCAACATGATCGTGATCTACACCTCGCTCCGGGCGATCCCCGCCGAGATCTTCGAGGCCGCGCGGCTCGACGGCTGCTCGCAGCTGCAGATCGCGCTGCGGATCAAGATCCCGATGGTGGCGCCGTCACTGATCCTGACCTTCTTCTTCTCGATCATCGCGACGCTCCAGGTCTTCAGCGAGCCCACCACGCTGAAGCCGCTGACCAACTCCCTCTCCACCACCTGGAGTCCGCTGATGAAGGTCTACCAGGACGCCTTCGTCAACAACGACATCCACGCGGCCGCGGCCCAGGCGGTCGTCATCGCCGTCGCCACCCTCGCCCTGTCCTTCGGCTTCCTCAAGGCGGCCAACTCCCGTACGAAGCAGGGAGACTCCCGTTGA
- a CDS encoding carbohydrate ABC transporter permease, whose translation MSTQPLAVPGRRRFPLLPTAALLLGALYCLLPVAWVLVASTKSGSELFSTFTFLPGSGFTDNVSDLTEYRDGVYWKWMANSAFYAGVGALLSTAVSAVSGYALAVYRFRGKETVFNILLAGVLMPPVILAVPQYLLLAEVDMTDSYLSVLLPLILSPYGVYLARIYAAAAVPADVIEAGRMDGGGEWRIFRTIALPMMLPGLVTVFLFQFVAVWNNFLLPYIMLGDDEKFPVTLGLYTLLQQGSNTPALYTLVITGALLAIIPLIALFLAIQRFWSLDLLSGAVKS comes from the coding sequence TTGAGCACCCAGCCCCTCGCCGTCCCCGGCCGCCGGCGCTTCCCCCTCCTGCCCACGGCCGCGCTGCTCCTCGGCGCCCTTTACTGCCTGCTGCCCGTCGCCTGGGTCCTGGTCGCCTCGACGAAGTCCGGCAGCGAGCTGTTCTCCACCTTCACCTTCCTGCCCGGCTCCGGCTTCACGGACAACGTCTCCGATCTCACCGAGTACCGCGACGGGGTGTACTGGAAGTGGATGGCCAACTCGGCCTTCTACGCCGGTGTGGGCGCGCTGCTGTCCACCGCGGTGTCCGCGGTCTCGGGGTACGCGCTGGCCGTGTACCGCTTCCGCGGCAAGGAGACCGTCTTCAACATCCTGCTCGCCGGGGTGCTGATGCCTCCGGTGATCCTGGCCGTGCCGCAGTACCTGCTGCTGGCCGAGGTGGACATGACCGACTCCTACCTCTCGGTCCTGCTGCCGCTGATCCTCTCCCCGTACGGCGTCTACCTGGCCCGGATCTACGCGGCCGCCGCCGTACCCGCCGACGTGATCGAGGCGGGGCGGATGGACGGCGGCGGCGAGTGGCGGATCTTCCGGACCATCGCACTGCCGATGATGCTGCCGGGGCTGGTGACGGTCTTCCTGTTCCAGTTCGTGGCGGTCTGGAACAACTTCCTGCTGCCGTACATCATGCTCGGCGACGACGAGAAGTTCCCGGTCACCCTGGGCCTCTACACGCTGCTCCAGCAGGGATCGAACACTCCGGCGCTCTACACGCTGGTCATCACCGGCGCGCTGCTGGCGATCATTCCGCTGATCGCCCTGTTCCTCGCGATCCAGCGGTTCTGGAGCCTGGACCTGCTCTCCGGCGCCGTAAAGTCCTGA
- a CDS encoding LacI family DNA-binding transcriptional regulator, whose product MSRTEQNGAGRRRPPTIHDVAREAGVSRGTVSRVLNGGHNVSPAALEAVQSAIRRTGYTVNRHARSLITGRSDSVAFLLTEPQERFFEDPNFNVLLRGCTTALAAHDIPLLLMIAGTEAERRRNMRYIAGHVDGVLLVSSHSGDPVAAQLHEAGVPLVACGKPLGQGSRVSYVAADDRNGARDMVRFLYESGRRRIATVTGPLDTPGGVDRLAGYRETLAECGLPVDEALIVPGDYSRAGGEAAAALLLERAPDVDAVFVASDLMAQGVLSTLEQGGRRVPQDVAVGGFDDSPAALAGRPELTTVRQPWDRISAEMVRVLLAQIGGEDPAAVILPTELVRRDSA is encoded by the coding sequence ATGAGCCGCACAGAACAGAACGGCGCGGGACGCCGCAGGCCGCCGACGATCCACGACGTCGCCCGGGAGGCCGGGGTCTCCCGGGGCACCGTCTCCCGGGTGCTCAACGGCGGTCACAACGTCAGCCCGGCCGCGCTCGAAGCGGTTCAGTCCGCCATCCGCAGGACCGGCTACACCGTGAACCGGCATGCCCGGTCCCTGATCACCGGACGCTCCGACTCGGTGGCGTTCCTGCTGACCGAACCCCAGGAACGCTTCTTCGAGGACCCGAACTTCAATGTGCTGCTGCGCGGCTGCACCACCGCGCTCGCCGCGCACGACATCCCGCTGCTGCTGATGATCGCGGGCACGGAGGCGGAGCGCCGCCGCAACATGCGCTACATCGCCGGGCACGTGGACGGGGTGCTGCTGGTCTCCAGTCACTCCGGCGACCCGGTCGCCGCCCAGCTGCACGAGGCCGGTGTGCCGCTGGTGGCCTGCGGGAAGCCGCTCGGGCAGGGTTCGCGGGTCAGTTACGTGGCGGCGGACGACCGCAACGGCGCCCGGGACATGGTGCGTTTCCTGTACGAGTCGGGGCGCCGCCGGATCGCCACGGTCACCGGGCCGCTGGACACCCCGGGCGGGGTGGACCGGCTGGCCGGTTACCGCGAGACGCTCGCCGAGTGCGGGCTGCCCGTCGACGAGGCCCTGATCGTGCCGGGCGACTACAGCCGCGCGGGCGGCGAGGCTGCGGCGGCGCTGCTGCTGGAGCGGGCGCCGGACGTGGACGCGGTGTTCGTCGCGTCGGACCTGATGGCGCAAGGGGTGCTGAGCACCTTGGAGCAAGGGGGCCGACGGGTGCCGCAGGACGTCGCGGTCGGCGGTTTCGACGACTCGCCGGCGGCTCTCGCGGGGCGGCCGGAGCTGACCACGGTACGCCAGCCGTGGGACCGGATCAGCGCCGAGATGGTGCGGGTACTGCTGGCCCAGATCGGTGGGGAGGACCCGGCCGCGGTGATCCTCCCCACGGAGCTGGTGCGCCGCGATTCGGCGTAG
- a CDS encoding MarR family transcriptional regulator, whose translation MTSTASTATAPAADARTLGLAHYAARGILEHVLARHGATFQQQITLRAAVTADTPRTADELVAQVRGYLKADPAGIRVTLDELLAEKLLVEDGAHLRPTDAGRELIAAVVAETAPLTARVWAGIPSEDLAAAGRVLALVTERAEAELAALTA comes from the coding sequence ATGACCAGCACCGCATCCACCGCAACCGCACCCGCCGCCGACGCCCGCACCCTCGGGCTGGCCCACTACGCCGCCCGAGGCATCCTGGAACACGTCCTGGCGCGGCACGGCGCGACCTTCCAGCAGCAGATCACCCTGCGCGCCGCCGTGACCGCCGACACCCCGCGTACCGCGGACGAACTCGTCGCCCAGGTCCGGGGCTACCTCAAAGCCGATCCGGCCGGGATCCGCGTCACACTCGACGAACTGCTGGCCGAGAAGCTGCTCGTCGAGGACGGCGCGCACCTGCGCCCCACGGATGCGGGGCGGGAGCTGATCGCCGCCGTGGTCGCGGAGACCGCTCCCCTCACCGCCCGCGTCTGGGCCGGGATACCGTCCGAGGACCTGGCCGCCGCCGGCCGTGTCCTCGCCCTGGTCACCGAGCGCGCGGAAGCGGAGCTCGCGGCACTGACCGCCTGA